The Setaria italica strain Yugu1 chromosome IX, Setaria_italica_v2.0, whole genome shotgun sequence genome has a window encoding:
- the LOC101768784 gene encoding acyl transferase 1, whose amino-acid sequence MMSFTTRRSKPELVVPSRPTPHETKHLSDLDNLRNHHEYTAVVCFFRSAGRMPKDTAKAIRAALAEALVYYYPVAGRLRELPGGKLAVECTQEGVVFVSAEADLELQELKPLVLPFPCDGELVCDNVGDVGVVLGKPLFFMQVTQFKCGGFALGLHIMHCIADAFGWSQFMKAVADLAHGEPAPLVLPVWQREFLTARSPPNIADAYQAFQPLVEGTGVHDALQSTPLDTMACRSFLFGRREIAALRSHIVVPANLRQRCTDFDVLAAVTWLCRTAALGYEPSQKVYLYFPSNAHGGRRKGFLRVPRGYYGNALLYRILGVAAGELRAGGLRRAVEIVCEGKGGLSPEYARSTVDLLASLRGRRLLFDGVFVVSDVTEFVGDGLDFGWGEWAGGGVVGPKLASFHTRCKDADGEESVVVSMVLPDVIMEKFQEELAVWLNGDGKNGRRLPRSAL is encoded by the exons ATGATGAGCTTCACTACACGCCGGAGCAAGCCCGAGCTTGTGGTGCCATCACGACCGACGCCCCACGAGACGAAGCACCTGTCTGACCTGGACAACCTCCGCAACCACCATGAGTACACTGCAGTAGTCTGCTTCTTCCGTAGCGCCGGTCGCATGCCGAAGGACACCGCGAAGGCCATTCGGGCGGCGCTCGCCGAGGCCCTGGTGTACTACTACCCGGTGGCTGGCCGGCTCCGGGAACTTCCCGGCGGCAAGCTGGCAGTGGAGTGCACGCAGGAAGGCGTGGTGTTCGTCTCGGCAGAGGCCGACCTGGAGCTCCAGGAGCTCAAGCCACTCGTGCTGCCATTCCCATGCGACGGTGAGCTCGTCTGCGATAACGTGGGCGATGTTGGCGTCGTCCTTGGCAAGCCGTTGTTCTTCATGCAG GTGACACAATTCAAATGCGGTGGATTCGCTCTTGGTCTGCACATCATGCACTGCATCGCCGACGCCTTCGGTTGGAGCCAGTTCATGAAAGCCGTCGCCGATCTTGCCCACGGCGAGCCGGCGCCGCTCGTCCTGCCCGTGTGGCAACGGGAATTCCTGACGGCGCGAAGCCCGCCGAACATCGCCGACGCCTACCAGGCGTTCCAGCCGCTAGTGGAAGGCACAGGCGTCCACGACGCGCTCCAGTCCACACCGCTCGATACCATGGCGTGCCGGTCCTTCCTCTTCGGGCGCCGGGAGATCGCCGCCCTGCGGAGCCATATCGTCGTCCCGGCGAACCTCCGGCAGCGCTGCACGGACTTCGACGTGCTAGCTGCCGTGACGTGGCTGTGCCGCACGGCGGCGCTGGGCTACGAGCCGAGCCAGAAGGTGTACCTCTACTTCCCTTCCAACGCGCACGGCGGCCGGAGGAAGGGATTCCTCCGTGTCCCGAGAGGGTACTACGGCAACGCCCTCCTCTACAGGATCTTgggggtcgccgccggcgagctacGCGCTGGCGGGCTCCGGCGCGCGGTCGAGATCGTGTGCGAGGGCAAGGGCGGCCTCTCGCCGGAGTACGCGAGGTCCACGGTGGATCTGCTGGCGTCGCTGCGTGGCAGACGGCTGTTGTTTGACGGAGTGTTCGTCGTGTCGGATGTCACCGAGTTCGTTGGAGACGGGCTGGACTTCGGGTGGGGTGAGTGGGCTGGCGGTGGGGTGGTCGGGCCCAAGCTTGCTAGTTTCCACACGAGGTGCAAGGACGCTGACGGCGAGGAGTCTGTCGTTGTATCGATGGTTTTGCCGGACGTGATCATGGAGAAGTTTCAAGAGGAGCTGGCTGTGTGGCTCAATGGAGATGGGAAGAACGGAAGAAGGTTGCCACGCTCAGCCTTGTAG